A window of Kribbella sp. NBC_00382 genomic DNA:
CGACCTCCTCGCGGCGCAGCCCGGCGACTCGTCGCGGGCCCGCGACGGGTAAGCCGACAGCGGCCGGGTCGAGCTCAGCGCGGCGTGCCTTGAGGAACGCGCCGAGGTCGCTGCGGTGGAGATCGCGGTTCATGCCTTCAGCGTCGCATCGTTGATCGAGGTTGTCACAGGGAGAGTTCTATCCCTGTCTGATGGTTGCCCCTGGCACGGACGCGGCGCGGCGTCAGCCGAGAGCCTTGAGGAGTTCCTGGGCGAGCGGGACGGCCGAGCCGGGATTCTGGCCGGTGTAGAGGGTGCGGTCCACCTCGACGTGCGAGGTGAACGGCGCGGTTTCCCGGTACTCCGCGCCGAGGTCGGCGATCAGGCGGTCCTGCAGCAGCCAGCTTGCTCGTCCGGCGAGGCCGTTCAGGGTTTCCTCGGCGTTGGAAAGCCCGGTCAGGCGGTAGCCGTGGAACGGAGATTTGCCGTCGGCGTCGACGGTGGCCAGGAGTGCTGCTGGACCGTGGCACACCAGGGCCAGAGGCTTGCCGGAGGCGAGCCAGTCGGTGAGCAGTCTGCCCGATTCGGCGTTGCCGGGCAGGTCCTCCATCGGGCCCCAGCCGCCCGGGTAGAAGACGGCGTCGTAGTCGTCGATCCGGACGTCCTCGATGCGCAGCGGGTCAGCCAGTTCGGTCGCCCCGCGCAGCGCCGCTTTCATCTGCTCGGCGCCCTCGGGGCCGCCGTTGAAGTCAGGGGTGAGGCTGAGCGCATCGGCGGTAGGCGGAATACCGCCCGGGGTGGCCACGGCGATCTCGTACCCGGCTTCCTTGAAGATCGCATACGGGCCGAGGGCCTCCTCGGCCCAGAATCCGGCCGGCTGACGGTGTCCGTCCGCCAGGGTCCAGTAGGTGGCGGCGGTGATGACGAAAAGGATCCTTGCCATGGAGTGCTCCTTCGAAGATCGGTACGGGTCAGCCGTTCAGGACTTCGCGCACCACGTGGCTGTCGGCGGCCTGTCGCAGGTGGGTCAGCTTGCCGTCGCGGACCGTCCACAGGTGGATGAAGCGGGCGTCGGCCTCGGCTCCGGCCTTGCTGACGGCGTGGTAGTGGCCGAGGACGACGACGTGATCGTCGGCGGCGGCGAAGAACTGCTCCGCGTGGCCGGAAAAGGACTCGTAGTCCGGCATGAGGTTGCCGAAGAAGTCCCGGCTGACGCTCTCCCAGCCGTGGTAGATACCGCTGTGGGGGAAGCCGGGGGTGATGTCCCAGACCAGGTCGGGGGCGATGATCTCGGCGGTGACCTCGGGCGCCATACCGGAGTCGTACAGACGGCGGACGAGGATCGTGTTCGGTGATTCGGACATGTGCGGGCTCCTTGGGGTGATCGCTCTGCCACAGTTGCAGCGGTCGTCCGGGCCGAACAGGGACAGATTCATCCCCGGATAAGTCGGTTCCCCGCTGCCCAGGACGCCAGGACGCGCAGTGAGTCGGCGGAACGGCTGCCGGGTTCGGCGGTCCACACGATGAGATGCTGCTCGGGGTCGGCCGCGCTCGTGAGGGTGTCCCAGTCGAGCGTGAGCGCGCCGACCACCGGGTGGTTCAGGTCCTTGGCTCCGATCCCACGGCCGGCGACGACCTCAGCAGCCCACCACGTTCTGAACTGCTCGTCCCGCGTCGACAGCTCGCCGACCAGGGTGCTCATCCGCGGATCGCCCTGAGTGCGTGCTGCCTCGGTCCGCAGCTGCGCCACAGCCCTCCGGGCGACGTTCTCCCAGTCCGGGTAGAGCGTGCGCATCGCGGGGTCGGTGAACAGCAGCCTGACGTAGGTACGTTGCTTCAGCGGTATCTGCCCGAAGTCGGTGACCAGGGCAGCGGCCATCTCGTTCCACGCGAGGATGTCGGTGCGGCGACCGAGCACAAACGCGGGGATCGCGGGCAGATCGTTCAGAAGGCGCTGCAGGTAGGGCTGGACCGTCTGCCGCGCGCGCCGGTAGCGGCGATGGAAGACATCCTTCCCGGCGAGTTCGAACAGGTAATTGCGCTGATCCTCGCTCAGTCGCAGTACCTGGGCGAGCTTGCCGAGGACCGGGCCGGCGGCCTGTGCTCGGCCCTGTTCAAGACGGGTGTAGGTCGCGGTGCTGATAGCCGCCAGGAGGGCGACCTCCTCGCGGCGCAGTCCGGGCACCCGGCGTTGCTGCCGGCTTTCGGGCAGTCCCACATCGCCGAGAGTGAGTTCGGCCCGGCGAGCCTTGAGGAACTCTCCCATCTCACGGAGGTTCGAGCTCCTGAGCATGTGCCCCACGATGGCACTCGTCGCCGCTCATGTCAGGGGGACAGTTCCCTCCCTGTTCCGTTTCGGCCAAGCACACAAGGATGGAACTCCGTATCGCCCGCACTGAGGAGGAGAAGCAGCATGTCCGACACCAACGCCGGCCAGGAACCGTCTGGCGCGCAGAAGATGTTCGGCGAGTTCGCCCCCGGGCTCGTCCACTTCACCGACGATGTGCTCTTCGGTGAAGTCTGGGAGCGCAGCGAGCTGGGCGCCAAGGAGCGCAGTCTCATCACCGTCGCCGCGCTGACCGCGGGCGG
This region includes:
- a CDS encoding helix-turn-helix domain-containing protein, which encodes MGEFLKARRAELTLGDVGLPESRQQRRVPGLRREEVALLAAISTATYTRLEQGRAQAAGPVLGKLAQVLRLSEDQRNYLFELAGKDVFHRRYRRARQTVQPYLQRLLNDLPAIPAFVLGRRTDILAWNEMAAALVTDFGQIPLKQRTYVRLLFTDPAMRTLYPDWENVARRAVAQLRTEAARTQGDPRMSTLVGELSTRDEQFRTWWAAEVVAGRGIGAKDLNHPVVGALTLDWDTLTSAADPEQHLIVWTAEPGSRSADSLRVLASWAAGNRLIRG
- a CDS encoding nuclear transport factor 2 family protein, which encodes MSESPNTILVRRLYDSGMAPEVTAEIIAPDLVWDITPGFPHSGIYHGWESVSRDFFGNLMPDYESFSGHAEQFFAAADDHVVVLGHYHAVSKAGAEADARFIHLWTVRDGKLTHLRQAADSHVVREVLNG
- a CDS encoding carboxymuconolactone decarboxylase family protein; translated protein: MSDTNAGQEPSGAQKMFGEFAPGLVHFTDDVLFGEVWERSELGAKERSLITVAALTAGGNTEQLVFHLDYAKRNGATESELIEAITHLAFYCGWPKAMSAMTIAKQVFAADAK
- a CDS encoding type 1 glutamine amidotransferase domain-containing protein, producing MARILFVITAATYWTLADGHRQPAGFWAEEALGPYAIFKEAGYEIAVATPGGIPPTADALSLTPDFNGGPEGAEQMKAALRGATELADPLRIEDVRIDDYDAVFYPGGWGPMEDLPGNAESGRLLTDWLASGKPLALVCHGPAALLATVDADGKSPFHGYRLTGLSNAEETLNGLAGRASWLLQDRLIADLGAEYRETAPFTSHVEVDRTLYTGQNPGSAVPLAQELLKALG